The following are from one region of the Polaribacter marinaquae genome:
- a CDS encoding RagB/SusD family nutrient uptake outer membrane protein gives MSTYTRPNKASINQNVAKGLLAYVYASMGQSDKNIMARDLADEVINSGEFTMMNQDEVTGGFTQLSTPGWMWGFDLTVANDLGLVSWHGFMDYYSYSYQAVGNFRGIDDGLYAKINDNDIRKQQFGAPASGGTVAVGESPLIPIGKFYNAARTPFSQNPMTDDYVYMRVTEMYLLSAELSAVEGDDTAARTRLKQVLANRYDDAADYAYVDGLSGQDLVDEIVFNTKIEFLAEGKSYLLMKRRKLTNTRGSIHLNRAGESFAYDDPRLTFEVPQRELTDNPNITEGNK, from the coding sequence ATGAGTACGTATACAAGACCAAACAAAGCTTCTATAAATCAAAATGTAGCTAAAGGTTTATTAGCTTATGTTTATGCTTCAATGGGGCAAAGTGATAAAAACATAATGGCTAGGGATTTAGCTGATGAAGTAATTAATTCTGGTGAATTCACAATGATGAATCAAGATGAAGTTACTGGTGGTTTTACACAATTAAGCACTCCAGGATGGATGTGGGGATTTGACCTTACAGTTGCAAATGACTTAGGTTTAGTTTCTTGGCATGGTTTTATGGACTACTATAGTTATTCTTACCAAGCAGTAGGAAACTTTAGAGGTATTGATGATGGTTTATATGCTAAAATCAATGATAATGATATAAGAAAACAACAATTTGGTGCTCCAGCAAGTGGTGGTACTGTTGCTGTAGGTGAATCTCCGTTAATTCCTATCGGAAAATTCTATAATGCTGCAAGAACTCCTTTTTCTCAAAATCCTATGACAGATGATTATGTTTACATGAGAGTTACAGAAATGTACTTACTTTCTGCTGAATTAAGTGCTGTAGAAGGAGATGATACTGCTGCAAGAACTAGATTAAAGCAAGTTTTAGCTAATCGTTATGATGACGCTGCTGACTATGCATACGTTGATGGTTTATCAGGTCAAGATCTTGTTGATGAAATAGTGTTTAATACTAAAATTGAATTCTTAGCTGAAGGTAAAAGTTATTTACTAATGAAAAGAAGAAAATTAACAAACACAAGAGGTAGTATTCACTTAAACAGAGCTGGAGAAAGTTTTGCTTATGATGATCCAAGATTAACTTTTGAAGTTCCACAAAGAGAACTTACAGATAATCCTAACATTACTGAAGGAAATAAATAA
- a CDS encoding SusD/RagB family nutrient-binding outer membrane lipoprotein has product MKKINKIKTLILAVAVSFTACDTVDFGDTNQNPNNPSTPVTASLLANVQRGTSGYIASTTSNLYVQYLSNGQYDEESRYQTLNWSPDGSYGLLEDLRQIIEINSNDDTKIAAQAYGSNGNQIAAASILRVYIMHGMTDRWGYLPYSEALDVSNNIYPAYDSQEAIYDGLFNELDAALASIDGGNGPDSDIYFGGDMDRWRTFANTIKMVMGLRLSKADPAKGQVKFNEALSGVISSNDENIKYTYLSEDSNDNPWQDRFESRKDYLMSDVFVDKLIGTGTNTLPEDPRLAKFAEPATTSATFVGAPYGASNSATADYSFITSDIISNSEAPLMIYTYSEVLFARAEAAAKGWTTEDPATLYNQAVTASMEQWGVDSADATVYLTANPYTGIEDIAYEKYVSLFFQGYNSWAEWRRFKAEGNDGRIALVAPANLLSNATDIPQRHGYSATAGALNEENYNAAVSAQGADNLDTKLWLFK; this is encoded by the coding sequence ATGAAAAAAATTAATAAAATAAAAACCCTTATTCTTGCTGTAGCGGTTTCATTTACAGCATGTGATACAGTGGATTTTGGTGACACAAACCAAAACCCAAATAACCCAAGTACTCCAGTAACGGCATCCTTATTAGCGAATGTTCAAAGAGGAACAAGTGGTTATATAGCTAGCACTACATCAAATTTATACGTTCAATATTTGTCGAACGGTCAATATGATGAAGAATCTCGTTATCAAACACTAAATTGGAGCCCTGATGGATCTTATGGTCTATTAGAAGATTTACGTCAAATTATTGAAATAAATTCTAATGATGATACTAAAATAGCTGCTCAAGCATATGGTTCAAATGGAAATCAAATTGCTGCTGCATCAATTTTAAGAGTATACATTATGCATGGGATGACAGATAGATGGGGTTATTTACCATATTCAGAAGCTCTAGATGTTTCTAACAATATCTACCCAGCATATGATTCTCAAGAAGCTATTTACGATGGTCTTTTTAATGAATTAGACGCTGCATTAGCTTCTATTGATGGTGGCAATGGTCCTGATAGTGATATTTATTTCGGAGGAGATATGGATAGATGGAGGACTTTTGCTAATACTATTAAGATGGTAATGGGATTAAGACTTTCTAAAGCAGATCCTGCGAAAGGTCAAGTTAAATTTAACGAAGCATTATCTGGAGTAATATCTTCTAATGATGAAAATATTAAATACACATACCTATCAGAAGATTCTAATGATAATCCTTGGCAAGATAGATTTGAGTCAAGAAAAGATTACCTAATGAGTGATGTTTTTGTTGACAAATTAATTGGTACAGGAACAAATACATTACCAGAAGATCCGAGATTAGCTAAGTTTGCAGAACCTGCAACTACTTCAGCTACTTTTGTTGGAGCACCTTACGGAGCTTCAAACTCTGCAACAGCAGATTATTCTTTCATTACAAGTGATATTATTAGTAATAGCGAAGCACCATTAATGATTTATACTTATTCTGAAGTTTTATTTGCTAGAGCCGAAGCTGCTGCTAAAGGTTGGACAACTGAAGATCCAGCTACACTATACAACCAAGCAGTTACTGCTAGTATGGAACAATGGGGAGTTGATTCAGCGGATGCTACAGTATATTTAACTGCAAACCCATACACTGGAATTGAGGATATTGCATATGAAAAATATGTATCTTTATTTTTTCAAGGATATAATAGTTGGGCTGAATGGAGAAGATTCAAAGCCGAAGGTAATGATGGACGAATAGCATTAGTTGCCCCAGCAAACTTATTATCAAATGCTACAGACATTCCTCAAAGACACGGTTACTCTGCAACCGCAGGTGCATTAAATGAAGAAAACTACAACGCAGCTGTTAGCGCTCAAGGTGCTGATAATCTCGACACTAAACTATGGTTATTTAAATAA
- a CDS encoding RagB/SusD family nutrient uptake outer membrane protein, translated as MKKINFILCIIVASLFLSSCDEEFLDQRPTSFISNEDLGETALINPSIVEGNLRGIYNQMVTAYIGGTGNQEDFGHKSFDLMSDLLSSDMAQIGARFNRFVNLSNLLWTNDPSITLPNYTAWRFYYRIINSANLIIAANGGNDAVPASDAVKGVVGQAKAIRAFGYFYLSQYYAIEYDANAEILPIYVNPGESGKAKSTMGEVYDLIISDLNSAIRAL; from the coding sequence ATGAAAAAAATAAATTTTATATTATGTATTATTGTTGCGAGTCTCTTCTTGAGCTCTTGTGATGAAGAATTTTTAGATCAAAGACCTACTAGTTTTATCTCGAATGAAGATTTAGGAGAAACTGCCTTAATTAACCCAAGCATTGTTGAAGGTAACTTAAGAGGTATTTATAACCAAATGGTTACTGCATACATAGGTGGAACAGGTAATCAGGAAGATTTTGGACATAAATCTTTTGATTTAATGAGTGATTTACTATCTAGTGATATGGCACAAATTGGTGCTAGATTTAATAGATTTGTAAATTTATCAAATCTTTTATGGACAAATGATCCGTCTATAACACTACCAAATTATACTGCTTGGAGATTTTATTACAGAATCATTAACAGTGCAAACTTAATTATTGCTGCTAATGGTGGTAATGATGCAGTACCAGCATCTGATGCTGTTAAGGGTGTTGTAGGGCAAGCAAAAGCTATTAGAGCGTTTGGTTATTTTTATTTAAGCCAGTATTACGCAATTGAGTATGATGCTAATGCAGAAATTTTACCTATCTATGTAAACCCAGGTGAATCTGGAAAAGCAAAGTCTACAATGGGTGAAGTATATGACCTAATAATTTCAGACTTAAATTCTGCAATTAGAGCTTTATGA
- a CDS encoding SusC/RagA family TonB-linked outer membrane protein — MKTKLKGILTLLLAFVVQISFAQEKTVSGTVSDATGSLPGVSILIKGTTKGTETDFNGKFTIKANNGDVLSFSYVGYKTIEKTIGSSNTVNVTMIEDASVLDEIVVTALGIKRDKKSIGFAQQSVKPENLVRSRETDVNNALAGRVAGVQAVGAPSAGFGNSGIRLRGNSNVLYIVDNVKISSTSDINTDDIADLSVLKGSAATALYGPEGINGVVIITTKSAKSGESVVTLNHSTAMENVYILPEYQNEYGGGYSQEFNTFNYDPSRHPASWASFNGQKMVEYYADESWGPKLDGQMVRHWDSWIQGDPEFGKLRAFEANPDNIQDFFDTGIINNTSVSFAKGGDDYNVRVGLTNIDRNSVFPNSKRKQVQATINASLDITDKLTAYANFNYQDRRTNNFPDNGYGNVVSNLNQWWQRQLDMDRVRNYERNGQFVSWNINSPTNSAPLYWDSPFFETNENLNFQTKNAIYGKIGLKYEVNENLNMSLDLRKTFNSYEYNNRTAFGSLGGQTLPSYSETENMDFREELFGIVNYSKDLNEDFDITASAGFELSTIGSESLSGSTVGGLNTLGFYSLSTSVDRPTVNNSSSKFKSKSIFVKGSVGYKDILFLDGFTRFDWGSSAYSEENRIETYGGSLSFIFSKLIPQNDFLRFGKLRMSAAQAPKFPSPYQLSAVYGIGTPYGSTGTLSAQGTFANPFLQGGVRKDYEIGTELRLFNSRLGVDFAYFKKIDEELPVSVTLDGSTGYTSTLKNDGKQTYNGIEVALNYDIIKKEDIAWDATLSFATLERTVNKISEGIDVNVLSSSWRGIQLQERVGEEWGAIYGRAFRRDADGNKILTASGAPIYDTNQYLGNVLPDFTGGFSNNIRYKNFNLGFDIDFQKGGKVFSVTRMFNNYSGLGIETVGNNNLGNPVRDAVANGGGELIEGVDETSGAPVSYNIESSTYWGRLFALHERWLYDASYVKLRTVRLDYDLPNNILEKTPFKTLNLGVFANNVWLIHSALPGLDPSEIETRNGVNWTEGGQLPNVRTVGVNVRMSF, encoded by the coding sequence ATGAAAACAAAGTTAAAGGGAATTTTAACGCTATTACTGGCGTTTGTTGTGCAAATAAGTTTTGCGCAAGAAAAAACAGTTTCTGGAACAGTCTCGGATGCCACAGGATCACTACCTGGAGTAAGCATTCTAATTAAAGGGACTACTAAAGGAACTGAAACTGATTTCAATGGTAAATTTACTATTAAAGCTAACAACGGAGACGTTTTAAGCTTTAGTTATGTAGGATACAAAACTATTGAAAAAACAATCGGATCATCAAATACAGTTAATGTAACTATGATTGAAGATGCTAGTGTACTAGACGAAATTGTAGTAACTGCATTAGGTATTAAAAGAGACAAAAAATCTATTGGTTTTGCTCAACAATCTGTTAAACCAGAAAACTTAGTGAGATCAAGAGAAACAGATGTCAACAACGCGTTAGCAGGTAGAGTTGCTGGTGTACAGGCAGTAGGTGCTCCTTCTGCAGGTTTTGGTAATTCTGGAATAAGATTAAGAGGTAACTCTAATGTATTATACATTGTAGACAATGTGAAAATTAGTTCTACATCTGACATTAACACAGATGATATTGCTGATTTATCTGTTTTAAAAGGTTCTGCAGCAACTGCATTATACGGGCCTGAAGGAATTAATGGTGTAGTTATTATTACTACAAAGTCTGCAAAAAGTGGTGAAAGTGTTGTTACATTAAACCATAGTACGGCAATGGAAAATGTTTACATTTTACCAGAATACCAAAATGAATATGGTGGTGGTTACTCTCAAGAATTTAACACATTTAACTATGACCCTTCTAGACACCCAGCTTCATGGGCTTCTTTTAATGGTCAAAAAATGGTTGAATATTATGCTGATGAAAGCTGGGGTCCAAAATTAGATGGACAAATGGTTCGTCATTGGGATTCTTGGATTCAGGGAGATCCTGAATTTGGAAAATTAAGAGCTTTTGAAGCTAACCCAGATAACATTCAAGACTTTTTCGACACAGGTATTATCAACAACACTTCTGTAAGTTTTGCTAAAGGTGGTGATGACTACAACGTAAGAGTTGGTTTAACAAATATTGACAGAAATAGTGTTTTTCCTAATTCTAAAAGAAAACAAGTACAAGCTACAATTAATGCGAGTTTAGATATTACAGACAAGTTAACTGCATACGCTAACTTCAACTATCAAGATAGAAGAACTAATAACTTTCCAGACAATGGTTATGGAAATGTAGTTTCTAACTTAAACCAATGGTGGCAACGTCAACTAGACATGGACAGAGTAAGAAATTATGAAAGAAACGGTCAGTTTGTATCTTGGAATATTAATAGTCCAACAAACTCAGCACCATTATATTGGGATTCTCCATTTTTTGAAACTAATGAAAACTTAAACTTTCAAACAAAAAATGCAATCTACGGTAAGATTGGATTAAAATATGAAGTTAATGAAAATTTAAACATGAGTTTAGATTTAAGAAAAACATTTAACTCTTATGAATATAATAATAGAACAGCTTTTGGTAGCTTAGGAGGGCAAACATTACCTTCTTACAGTGAAACTGAAAACATGGACTTTAGAGAAGAACTTTTTGGTATTGTAAATTACTCTAAAGATTTAAATGAAGATTTTGACATTACAGCATCTGCCGGTTTTGAATTATCTACAATAGGATCTGAAAGTTTAAGCGGTAGTACAGTTGGAGGATTAAACACTTTAGGTTTCTACAGTTTAAGTACTTCAGTAGATAGACCAACAGTAAATAACTCTTCATCTAAATTTAAATCTAAATCTATATTTGTAAAAGGTTCTGTTGGATATAAAGACATATTATTTTTAGATGGATTTACAAGATTTGACTGGGGATCATCTGCATATTCAGAAGAAAATAGAATTGAAACATATGGTGGATCTTTAAGTTTTATATTCTCTAAATTAATTCCACAAAACGATTTTTTAAGGTTTGGAAAATTAAGAATGAGTGCAGCTCAAGCACCTAAATTCCCTTCTCCATATCAATTATCTGCTGTATATGGAATTGGTACTCCTTACGGAAGTACAGGTACTTTATCTGCTCAAGGAACGTTTGCTAACCCTTTCTTACAAGGTGGAGTTCGTAAAGATTACGAAATTGGTACAGAATTAAGATTATTCAACAGTAGATTAGGAGTAGATTTTGCTTACTTTAAGAAAATAGATGAAGAACTGCCTGTATCTGTTACTTTAGACGGATCTACGGGTTACACAAGTACTCTTAAAAATGATGGTAAGCAAACATACAATGGTATAGAAGTTGCTTTAAATTATGATATTATTAAAAAAGAAGATATCGCATGGGATGCAACTTTAAGTTTTGCTACTTTAGAAAGAACAGTAAATAAAATTTCTGAAGGAATTGATGTAAATGTGTTATCTAGTTCTTGGAGAGGTATTCAATTACAGGAAAGAGTTGGAGAAGAATGGGGAGCTATTTACGGTAGAGCATTCAGAAGAGATGCTGATGGTAACAAAATATTAACAGCTTCTGGAGCACCAATCTACGACACAAATCAATATTTAGGTAATGTATTGCCTGATTTCACTGGAGGATTCTCTAACAATATACGTTACAAAAACTTTAACTTAGGTTTTGATATTGACTTTCAAAAAGGAGGAAAAGTATTTTCTGTAACAAGAATGTTTAACAATTATTCTGGTTTAGGAATAGAGACCGTTGGTAATAACAACTTAGGAAACCCTGTAAGAGACGCTGTAGCCAATGGTGGTGGTGAATTAATAGAAGGAGTAGATGAAACTTCTGGAGCACCTGTATCTTATAATATTGAATCTAGTACTTACTGGGGTCGTTTATTTGCTTTACATGAAAGATGGTTGTATGACGCTTCTTATGTTAAGTTAAGAACTGTACGTTTAGACTACGATTTACCAAATAACATTTTAGAAAAAACTCCTTTCAAAACATTAAATTTAGGTGTATTTGCAAACAATGTATGGCTAATTCACTCAGCTTTACCAGGATTAGACCCTTCTGAAATTGAAACAAGAAATGGAGTAAATTGGACTGAAGGTGGACAATTACCAAACGTTAGAACCGTTGGTGTTAACGTAAGAATGTCATTTTAA
- a CDS encoding SusC/RagA family TonB-linked outer membrane protein translates to MKTKFNGILTLLLALVVQISFAQQKTITGKVKDGSGLLPGVSVLIQGTNTGTETDFNGEYTIKANTGDVLVFRYLGYKVVQKTVGNSNSINVTLVEDANVLDEIVVVGYGTTTKKSFTGSVSTVSAENIDAKAVSNVAQALIGEASGVSVVRTNGRPGGSANIRIRGFSSIEGNSSPLYVVDGVPYTGDVNSINPNDIASTTILKDASATAIYGARGANGVVLITTKRGKSGKSVVEFDFQTSINSRTLPFYDLIHSEEEYIGLVYDGLKNSAELTGQANPSQYALDNVFSDRGIAPLYNMWNVADGNELIDPSTGQVRPGVTRKFTPTDWADAGYRDGIRNEFNFKTSGGTENTKHYFSLGYLSDEGYVQESQFDRYSARLNVNTKPMDRVKINTNLDYSYSEYNDATGYGGGVVTYMLDYIPTIYSLFLRDADGNILTDPNTGNRLYDFADNSAGNGRDFSATYNGIGEAIYNINRTKRHNINGNVNFVVDILEGLTFETTYGVNIYSSNFDQVRNSIQGSAGVALGGTLYKSNTTYSAQNFNQILRYATTFGNDHNFNALIAHESFESSFEDFDLSKKGVVNLNPNAVIVPENYIDQNGVSNGSRIGRSLESYFTQANYNYAGKYYLSGTLRRDGSSRFFKNKWGTFGSVGAGWVISEEDFLSSSETIDFLKLKASYGVLGDQGNNSFAGQLGFDVQNLLGLPSLAPRAVVDPNITWESSQSFQTGIEARFFNGAIDFGLDYFVKTTTDLYVNKRLSPSTGDAVILTNDGEMVNKGLEFDLTGNIIRNEDFKLSLSINGSMYENEITQMPIENATGEAKVINIDGNFAQSAGRSRFDYYLREWAGVDPATGNAQWLESWVDENNNGQYDTNEGINDLEVYKAANPGASIQERVTTEYADATRKYNNKSLIPTVSGAFRLNTSYKDFNLSAQFSYSLGGYGYDQQYATQMSNGKVGSYSYNADMRDRWMNPGDITDVPRLYSNENIRVNAASTRFITSSDYLSLNNVRLGYSIPTQYLENIGLSSVSLWVSGDNLFLISARDGYNPTTSLTGTSERYNYSPISNYTLGVRVKF, encoded by the coding sequence ATGAAGACAAAGTTTAATGGAATTTTAACGCTATTACTGGCGTTAGTTGTGCAAATATCATTTGCTCAACAAAAGACTATTACTGGTAAAGTTAAAGACGGCTCTGGATTATTACCTGGAGTTAGTGTTTTAATACAAGGAACAAATACCGGTACTGAGACTGACTTTAATGGTGAGTACACAATTAAAGCAAATACTGGAGATGTGCTAGTATTTAGATATCTTGGTTATAAAGTTGTTCAAAAAACAGTTGGTAACTCAAACTCAATTAATGTTACCTTAGTAGAAGATGCTAATGTTCTAGACGAAATTGTTGTTGTAGGATATGGTACAACTACAAAAAAATCATTTACAGGTAGTGTTAGTACTGTTTCAGCAGAAAATATTGATGCAAAAGCAGTATCAAATGTTGCTCAAGCTTTAATTGGTGAAGCTTCTGGTGTATCTGTTGTAAGAACAAATGGTAGACCTGGTGGAAGTGCTAACATTAGAATTAGAGGTTTTAGTTCAATTGAAGGAAATAGTTCGCCACTTTATGTTGTGGATGGTGTTCCTTATACAGGAGATGTAAACTCAATTAATCCTAATGATATTGCATCAACTACAATTTTAAAAGATGCATCTGCAACAGCTATTTATGGTGCCCGTGGTGCGAATGGTGTTGTTTTAATTACAACTAAAAGAGGTAAGAGTGGAAAAAGTGTTGTAGAATTTGATTTTCAAACATCTATCAACAGTAGAACATTACCATTTTATGACTTAATTCATAGTGAAGAAGAGTACATAGGATTGGTTTATGATGGATTGAAAAACAGTGCAGAGTTAACTGGTCAAGCAAACCCATCTCAGTATGCTTTAGATAATGTTTTTTCTGATAGAGGTATCGCTCCTTTATATAACATGTGGAACGTTGCTGACGGTAATGAATTAATAGATCCTTCTACAGGTCAAGTTAGACCAGGCGTAACAAGAAAATTTACTCCTACTGACTGGGCTGACGCAGGTTATAGAGACGGAATCAGAAATGAATTCAACTTTAAAACATCTGGTGGTACTGAGAATACAAAACATTACTTTTCTTTAGGTTACTTATCTGACGAAGGTTACGTGCAAGAATCTCAATTTGATAGATATAGTGCTAGATTAAATGTTAACACTAAGCCTATGGATAGAGTTAAGATAAACACTAATTTAGATTATTCTTACAGTGAATATAATGATGCTACTGGTTATGGTGGTGGAGTTGTAACTTATATGTTAGATTATATCCCAACAATTTACTCTTTATTTTTAAGAGATGCAGATGGTAACATCTTAACAGATCCTAACACAGGAAATCGTCTTTATGATTTTGCAGATAACTCTGCTGGTAATGGTAGAGATTTTTCTGCAACATACAACGGTATTGGAGAAGCTATTTATAACATTAATAGAACTAAAAGACATAACATAAACGGTAACGTAAATTTTGTTGTTGATATTTTAGAAGGATTAACTTTCGAAACTACTTATGGTGTAAATATTTATAGTAGTAACTTCGACCAAGTAAGAAACTCTATTCAAGGTAGTGCAGGTGTTGCTTTAGGAGGAACTTTATACAAGTCTAATACTACATATTCTGCTCAAAACTTTAATCAAATTTTAAGATACGCAACAACTTTTGGAAACGACCATAACTTTAATGCTTTAATCGCACATGAAAGTTTTGAATCTTCATTTGAGGATTTTGATTTAAGCAAAAAAGGAGTTGTTAACTTAAACCCTAATGCAGTAATTGTTCCAGAAAATTACATCGATCAAAATGGTGTGTCTAATGGTTCTAGAATTGGTAGAAGCTTAGAAAGTTACTTTACTCAAGCTAATTATAACTACGCAGGTAAATATTACTTATCTGGTACATTAAGAAGAGATGGATCTTCAAGATTCTTTAAAAACAAATGGGGAACATTTGGATCTGTAGGTGCAGGTTGGGTTATTAGTGAAGAAGATTTCTTAAGCTCTAGTGAGACTATCGATTTCTTAAAGTTAAAAGCTAGTTATGGTGTTTTAGGAGACCAAGGAAATAATTCTTTTGCTGGTCAATTAGGATTTGATGTACAAAACTTATTAGGATTACCTTCTTTAGCTCCAAGAGCAGTTGTAGATCCAAACATTACTTGGGAATCTAGTCAAAGTTTCCAAACAGGTATTGAAGCTAGATTTTTTAATGGCGCTATAGATTTTGGTTTAGATTATTTTGTTAAAACTACAACTGATTTATACGTTAACAAAAGATTATCACCTTCTACAGGGGATGCTGTTATCTTAACAAACGATGGTGAAATGGTAAATAAAGGTTTAGAATTTGATTTAACTGGTAACATCATCAGAAATGAAGATTTTAAATTATCTTTATCTATAAATGGATCAATGTACGAGAACGAAATAACTCAAATGCCAATTGAAAATGCAACTGGTGAAGCTAAAGTTATTAATATCGATGGTAATTTTGCACAATCTGCAGGTCGTAGTAGATTTGACTACTACTTAAGAGAATGGGCTGGTGTTGATCCTGCTACAGGTAATGCTCAATGGTTAGAAAGCTGGGTTGATGAAAATAACAATGGTCAATACGATACTAATGAAGGAATTAATGATTTAGAAGTATACAAAGCTGCAAATCCAGGAGCAAGCATTCAAGAACGTGTTACAACTGAATATGCAGACGCAACACGTAAATACAACAATAAATCTTTAATACCTACAGTAAGTGGAGCATTTAGACTTAACACTTCTTATAAAGATTTTAACTTAAGCGCTCAATTTAGTTATAGTTTAGGAGGTTATGGTTATGACCAACAGTACGCTACTCAAATGAGTAATGGAAAAGTAGGTTCTTACAGTTACAATGCAGATATGAGAGATAGATGGATGAATCCTGGTGATATTACAGATGTACCAAGACTTTATTCTAACGAAAACATTAGAGTAAATGCGGCTTCTACAAGATTTATTACAAGTTCTGATTATTTATCTTTAAATAATGTAAGGTTAGGATATAGTATACCGACTCAGTATTTAGAAAACATAGGTCTTTCTTCTGTAAGCTTATGGGTATCTGGAGATAATTTATTTTTAATCTCTGCTAGAGACGGGTACAACCCAACAACATCTCTTACTGGTACTTCTGAAAGATATAACTATAGTCCAATATCAAACTACACTTTAGGTGTTAGAGTTAAATTTTAA